A window from Bufo bufo chromosome 1, aBufBuf1.1, whole genome shotgun sequence encodes these proteins:
- the LOC120986272 gene encoding olfactory receptor 1052-like, with product MKNETLVTKFILSSLSSNPYHRLPLFLICSIVYLVTILENLIMVLLIRLTPGLQTPMYFFLMNLSIVDILYSSTIAPNIIVNIFSGNKAISITGCAMQMFFFIDLGSTEGMILAVMAYDRYVAICKPLYYAVIMNKVTCIKCICSVSIAGCINSLIHTCAAFSLPFCQSNQLNHFYCDINPILKLSCKDTFLNQVFLYVFAGSIEVGSFLCIMISYTYIIFAICRIRSSRGRSKLLSTCVSHFTCVALFYFPIFFMYLRPNSAYAVDQDWMVSAFYTVIIPMLNPMIYSLRNQDVKQALVKFNVNRIRCVQI from the coding sequence ATGAAGAATGAAACACTTGTGACAAAATTTATTCTCTCTAGTCTTTCTTCCAACCCATACCATCGGCTGCCTCTCTTCCTCATCTGCTCTATAGTCTACCTGGTAACTATTCTGGAGAATCTTATAATGGTTTTGTTAATTAGATTGACTCCAGGCTTGCAGACACCAATGTATTTCTTCCTTATGAATTTATCCATTGTTGACATCTTGTATTCATCAACTATAGCACCCAACATCATTGTCAACATCTTCTCTGGAAATAAAGCAATTTCCATCACTGGTTGTGCAATGCAAATGTTCTTCTTCATTGACCTTGGGAGCACAGAAGGGATGATACTTGCAGTGATGGCCTATGATCGATATGTAGCTATATGTAAACCGTTGTATTATGCGGTCATTATGAATAAAGTGACATGTATAAAATGTATTTGCTCAGTATCCATCGCAGGATGTATTAATTCATTAATTCATACATGTGCTGCATTTAGTCTCCCGTTCTGTCAATCAAATCAGCTCAACCATTTCTACTGTGATATTAATCCCATTTTAAAACTATCATGTAAAGATACATTTCTTAACCAAGTTTTCTTATATGTTTTTGCTGGTTCTATTGAAGTGGGCTCCTTTTTATGTATAATGATATCATACACCTACATTATATTTGCCATATGTAGAATTAGATCTTCTAGAGGTAGGAGTAAGTTACTCTCCACTTGTGTCTCTCACTTTACATGTGTAGCCTTATTCTACTTCCCAATTTTCTTCATGTACTTGCGACCAAATTCTGCCTATGCCGTGGATCAGGACTGGATGGTGTCAGCGTTCTATACAGTGATAATACCAATGTTAAATCCCATGATTTATAGTTTAAGAAATCAAGATGTAAAACAAGCTCTGGTAAAATTTAATGTCAATAGGATTCGCTGTGTACAGATATAG